From Trichoplusia ni isolate ovarian cell line Hi5 chromosome 8, tn1, whole genome shotgun sequence, one genomic window encodes:
- the LOC113496802 gene encoding peroxidase-like isoform X3 — protein MAKMVLLGVVLWAGVTFGSHVAPYPLNLIISTDISHPPPMYDFPFPSAEMLRRLPAVTATHTNRSVQISKFEVSMLERLELNLKSAGITPKTGSAARGLVIDGYASDDAMHYEKSSMTITKASQNLVYTRCRRYGLANDECASFISTLNLRESEYGPECAALERFTCHTNKMSSKYRTFDGSCNNPVRSSWGQALTGYKRLLHPKYADGIEEPRRALSHKALPSARLVSTKLTSNQDLPNNDKTIALAVWSQFVYHDLVHTPVRKSIHTNQAIRCCDEGFPLTPRYIHPSCMPISVPHDDAFYKKKYVTCMEYTRSITTYRGDCTFGASEQMNQATHFLDGSNIYGSNSRDAAALREKSGGLLKTTNIDDEEHLPLAANPTEKCLVGSSTETCFNAGDARANTHPWMASMYAVWVREHNRVARGLANLNPGWNSDRLYHEARRIVVAELQHITYKSWLPTLTGRAFEELYESYDLGYNSDIDPTITNPFATAGFHFVNSLLDQDIQMIDDNNNVTSQRLHHNYFKPEIVAKNGGLKQILKGMVNQNSQQLDLNYDDDLRHQWLGELDVLAIDVQRGRDHGLPGYTQYRALCGLPAVSSFQQMTDVIPQETVNKLSEVYEQPGDIDLVVGLMAETPVQNSLLGPTAICLIKEQLWRTKTGDRYFYSHQEEAGKFTKRQLTELKRASLARIMCDNAPFTQIQRDVFEPVSESNPLVSCEEIKRVNLEAWQDPAQQPDILTRTNKWIKNKVGSNSTK, from the exons ATGGCGAAGATGGTGTTGCTTGGTGTAGTGCTGTGGGCGGGAGTTACATTCGGAAGCCATGTAGCTCCATATCCTCTTAACCTTATTATATCAACTG ATATCAGTCATCCACCACCCATGTATGACTTTCCATTTCCGAGTGCCGAAATGTTAAGGAGATTACCTGCAGTCACCGCCACGCATACCAATCGCTCTGTTCAGATAAGCAAGTTTGAAGTTTCCATGTTGGAAAGGCTTGAATTGAATTTGAAGTCTGCGGGAATCACGCCCAAAACTGGGTCTGCTGCTCGTGGACTTGTTATAGATGGTTACGCTTCCGACGACGCCATGCATTATGAAAAATCTTCGATGACAATCACAAAGGCATCGCAGAATCTTGTTTACACGAGGTGCAGACG ATATGGTTTGGCTAATGATGAGTGCGCGAGTTTTATTAGCACTTTGAATTTGCGTGAGAGTGAATATGGGCCAGAGTGTGCGGCTTTAGAACGTTTCACGTGTCACACTAATAAGATGTCATCGAAGTACCGGACTTTTGATGGATCCTGTAATAACCCTGTGCGGTCCTCCTGGGGACAGGCTCTTACTGGCTACAAACGGCTTCTGCACCCAAAATACGCTGACGGCATCGAAGAG CCCCGTCGTGCACTAAGTCACAAAGCATTACCTTCTGCTCGCCTTGTCAGCACCAAACTAACGAGCAACCAGGACCTGCCTAACAACGATAAAACAATCGCTTTGGCTGTCTGGAGTCAATTTGTTTATCACGATTTGGTTCACACTCCAGTTCGCAAGTCGA TCCACACAAACCAAGCCATCCGTTGCTGCGACGAGGGCTTCCCCCTCACACCGCGCTACATCCACCCCAGCTGTATGCCGATCTCCGTGCCCCATGACGACGCTTTCTACAAGAAAAAGTACGTCACCTGTATGGAATACACACGTTCCATCACGACTTACCGAGGGGACTGCACTTTTGGAGCTTCGGAACAG ATGAACCAAGCCACTCACTTCCTCGATGGATCAAACATCTATGGCTCAAACAGTAGGGATGCCGCAGCCCTTCGTGAGAAATCTGGTGGACTTCTGAAGACTACCAACATTGATGACGAGGAGCATTTGCCTCTAGCTGCCAACCCTACTGAGAAGTGTCTTGTCGGCAGCTCGACTGAAACGTGTTTCAATGCTG GTGATGCTCGAGCCAACACACACCCCTGGATGGCGAGCATGTATGCTGTTTGGGTGAGGGAACACAACCGCGTTGCTCGTGGTTTGGCAAATCTGAACCCTGGATGGAACTCCGACCGTCTTTACCATGAAGCCCGAAGGATTGTAGTGGCTGAACTCCAGCACATTACCTACAAGAGCTGGCTGCCTACACTAACTG GAAGGGCATTCGAAGAGCTGTATGAGAGCTACGACCTCGGTTACAACTCGGACATTGACCCCACCATCACCAATCCCTTTGCGACCGCCGGCTTCCACTTCGTCAACAGCCTCTTGGACCAGGACATCCAAATGATCGATGACAACAACAATGTGACGTCACAGCGACTCCATCATAACTACTTCAAGCCTGAGATCGTTGCAAAGAACGGCGGCCTGAAGCAAATTTTGAAGGGCATGGTCAACCAGAACAGCCAACAATTGGACTTGAACTACGATGATGAC CTTCGTCATCAATGGTTGGGTGAACTGGACGTTTTGGCGATTGATGTTCAGCGCGGTCGCGACCACGGTCTCCCTGGCTACACACAGTACCGAGCCCTTTGCGGTCTGCCAGCTGTTAGCAGCTTCCAACAAATGACTGATGTTATACCACAAGag ACGGTCAACAAGCTATCAGAGGTGTACGAGCAGCCTGGTGACATCGACTTGGTGGTCGGTCTGATGGCAGAAACACCTGTTCAAAACTCTCTTCTTGGGCCCACTGCTATTTGTTTGATAA AGGAACAGCTATGGCGCACAAAGACTGGAGACAGATACTTCTACAGCCACCAAGAGGAAGCCGGCAAGTTCACCAAGAGGCAGCTCACCGAACTGAAGCGCGCTTCCCTCGCGAGGATAATGTGTGACAACGCACCTTTCACTCAGATCCAGAGGGATGTTTTTGAACCTGTTTCTGAAAG TAATCCGTTGGTTTCATGCGAGGAGATTAAGAGGGTGAATTTGGAAGCCTGGCAAGACCCAGCTCAGCAACCTGACATTCTGACGCGCACAAACAAATGGATCAAGAATAAAGTCGGCAGCAACTCCACCAAGTAG
- the LOC113496802 gene encoding peroxidase-like isoform X1 has protein sequence MLFKRIIEGKSMLNTDTKKCSRRKSECDGCSEHFTILEEMAKMVLLGVVLWAGVTFGSHVAPYPLNLIISTDISHPPPMYDFPFPSAEMLRRLPAVTATHTNRSVQISKFEVSMLERLELNLKSAGITPKTGSAARGLVIDGYASDDAMHYEKSSMTITKASQNLVYTRCRRYGLANDECASFISTLNLRESEYGPECAALERFTCHTNKMSSKYRTFDGSCNNPVRSSWGQALTGYKRLLHPKYADGIEEPRRALSHKALPSARLVSTKLTSNQDLPNNDKTIALAVWSQFVYHDLVHTPVRKSIHTNQAIRCCDEGFPLTPRYIHPSCMPISVPHDDAFYKKKYVTCMEYTRSITTYRGDCTFGASEQMNQATHFLDGSNIYGSNSRDAAALREKSGGLLKTTNIDDEEHLPLAANPTEKCLVGSSTETCFNAGDARANTHPWMASMYAVWVREHNRVARGLANLNPGWNSDRLYHEARRIVVAELQHITYKSWLPTLTGRAFEELYESYDLGYNSDIDPTITNPFATAGFHFVNSLLDQDIQMIDDNNNVTSQRLHHNYFKPEIVAKNGGLKQILKGMVNQNSQQLDLNYDDDLRHQWLGELDVLAIDVQRGRDHGLPGYTQYRALCGLPAVSSFQQMTDVIPQETVNKLSEVYEQPGDIDLVVGLMAETPVQNSLLGPTAICLIKEQLWRTKTGDRYFYSHQEEAGKFTKRQLTELKRASLARIMCDNAPFTQIQRDVFEPVSESNPLVSCEEIKRVNLEAWQDPAQQPDILTRTNKWIKNKVGSNSTK, from the exons atgttgtttaaaCGGATCATTGAAGGAAAGTCCATGTTGAACACGGATACGAAGAAATGTTCTAGAAGAAAGTCGGAATGCGATGGATGTAGTGAGCATTTCAC TATATTGGAAGAAATGGCGAAGATGGTGTTGCTTGGTGTAGTGCTGTGGGCGGGAGTTACATTCGGAAGCCATGTAGCTCCATATCCTCTTAACCTTATTATATCAACTG ATATCAGTCATCCACCACCCATGTATGACTTTCCATTTCCGAGTGCCGAAATGTTAAGGAGATTACCTGCAGTCACCGCCACGCATACCAATCGCTCTGTTCAGATAAGCAAGTTTGAAGTTTCCATGTTGGAAAGGCTTGAATTGAATTTGAAGTCTGCGGGAATCACGCCCAAAACTGGGTCTGCTGCTCGTGGACTTGTTATAGATGGTTACGCTTCCGACGACGCCATGCATTATGAAAAATCTTCGATGACAATCACAAAGGCATCGCAGAATCTTGTTTACACGAGGTGCAGACG ATATGGTTTGGCTAATGATGAGTGCGCGAGTTTTATTAGCACTTTGAATTTGCGTGAGAGTGAATATGGGCCAGAGTGTGCGGCTTTAGAACGTTTCACGTGTCACACTAATAAGATGTCATCGAAGTACCGGACTTTTGATGGATCCTGTAATAACCCTGTGCGGTCCTCCTGGGGACAGGCTCTTACTGGCTACAAACGGCTTCTGCACCCAAAATACGCTGACGGCATCGAAGAG CCCCGTCGTGCACTAAGTCACAAAGCATTACCTTCTGCTCGCCTTGTCAGCACCAAACTAACGAGCAACCAGGACCTGCCTAACAACGATAAAACAATCGCTTTGGCTGTCTGGAGTCAATTTGTTTATCACGATTTGGTTCACACTCCAGTTCGCAAGTCGA TCCACACAAACCAAGCCATCCGTTGCTGCGACGAGGGCTTCCCCCTCACACCGCGCTACATCCACCCCAGCTGTATGCCGATCTCCGTGCCCCATGACGACGCTTTCTACAAGAAAAAGTACGTCACCTGTATGGAATACACACGTTCCATCACGACTTACCGAGGGGACTGCACTTTTGGAGCTTCGGAACAG ATGAACCAAGCCACTCACTTCCTCGATGGATCAAACATCTATGGCTCAAACAGTAGGGATGCCGCAGCCCTTCGTGAGAAATCTGGTGGACTTCTGAAGACTACCAACATTGATGACGAGGAGCATTTGCCTCTAGCTGCCAACCCTACTGAGAAGTGTCTTGTCGGCAGCTCGACTGAAACGTGTTTCAATGCTG GTGATGCTCGAGCCAACACACACCCCTGGATGGCGAGCATGTATGCTGTTTGGGTGAGGGAACACAACCGCGTTGCTCGTGGTTTGGCAAATCTGAACCCTGGATGGAACTCCGACCGTCTTTACCATGAAGCCCGAAGGATTGTAGTGGCTGAACTCCAGCACATTACCTACAAGAGCTGGCTGCCTACACTAACTG GAAGGGCATTCGAAGAGCTGTATGAGAGCTACGACCTCGGTTACAACTCGGACATTGACCCCACCATCACCAATCCCTTTGCGACCGCCGGCTTCCACTTCGTCAACAGCCTCTTGGACCAGGACATCCAAATGATCGATGACAACAACAATGTGACGTCACAGCGACTCCATCATAACTACTTCAAGCCTGAGATCGTTGCAAAGAACGGCGGCCTGAAGCAAATTTTGAAGGGCATGGTCAACCAGAACAGCCAACAATTGGACTTGAACTACGATGATGAC CTTCGTCATCAATGGTTGGGTGAACTGGACGTTTTGGCGATTGATGTTCAGCGCGGTCGCGACCACGGTCTCCCTGGCTACACACAGTACCGAGCCCTTTGCGGTCTGCCAGCTGTTAGCAGCTTCCAACAAATGACTGATGTTATACCACAAGag ACGGTCAACAAGCTATCAGAGGTGTACGAGCAGCCTGGTGACATCGACTTGGTGGTCGGTCTGATGGCAGAAACACCTGTTCAAAACTCTCTTCTTGGGCCCACTGCTATTTGTTTGATAA AGGAACAGCTATGGCGCACAAAGACTGGAGACAGATACTTCTACAGCCACCAAGAGGAAGCCGGCAAGTTCACCAAGAGGCAGCTCACCGAACTGAAGCGCGCTTCCCTCGCGAGGATAATGTGTGACAACGCACCTTTCACTCAGATCCAGAGGGATGTTTTTGAACCTGTTTCTGAAAG TAATCCGTTGGTTTCATGCGAGGAGATTAAGAGGGTGAATTTGGAAGCCTGGCAAGACCCAGCTCAGCAACCTGACATTCTGACGCGCACAAACAAATGGATCAAGAATAAAGTCGGCAGCAACTCCACCAAGTAG
- the LOC113496802 gene encoding peroxidase-like isoform X2 codes for MLIVKICQRILEEMAKMVLLGVVLWAGVTFGSHVAPYPLNLIISTDISHPPPMYDFPFPSAEMLRRLPAVTATHTNRSVQISKFEVSMLERLELNLKSAGITPKTGSAARGLVIDGYASDDAMHYEKSSMTITKASQNLVYTRCRRYGLANDECASFISTLNLRESEYGPECAALERFTCHTNKMSSKYRTFDGSCNNPVRSSWGQALTGYKRLLHPKYADGIEEPRRALSHKALPSARLVSTKLTSNQDLPNNDKTIALAVWSQFVYHDLVHTPVRKSIHTNQAIRCCDEGFPLTPRYIHPSCMPISVPHDDAFYKKKYVTCMEYTRSITTYRGDCTFGASEQMNQATHFLDGSNIYGSNSRDAAALREKSGGLLKTTNIDDEEHLPLAANPTEKCLVGSSTETCFNAGDARANTHPWMASMYAVWVREHNRVARGLANLNPGWNSDRLYHEARRIVVAELQHITYKSWLPTLTGRAFEELYESYDLGYNSDIDPTITNPFATAGFHFVNSLLDQDIQMIDDNNNVTSQRLHHNYFKPEIVAKNGGLKQILKGMVNQNSQQLDLNYDDDLRHQWLGELDVLAIDVQRGRDHGLPGYTQYRALCGLPAVSSFQQMTDVIPQETVNKLSEVYEQPGDIDLVVGLMAETPVQNSLLGPTAICLIKEQLWRTKTGDRYFYSHQEEAGKFTKRQLTELKRASLARIMCDNAPFTQIQRDVFEPVSESNPLVSCEEIKRVNLEAWQDPAQQPDILTRTNKWIKNKVGSNSTK; via the exons ATGttaatagttaaaatttgtCAGCG TATATTGGAAGAAATGGCGAAGATGGTGTTGCTTGGTGTAGTGCTGTGGGCGGGAGTTACATTCGGAAGCCATGTAGCTCCATATCCTCTTAACCTTATTATATCAACTG ATATCAGTCATCCACCACCCATGTATGACTTTCCATTTCCGAGTGCCGAAATGTTAAGGAGATTACCTGCAGTCACCGCCACGCATACCAATCGCTCTGTTCAGATAAGCAAGTTTGAAGTTTCCATGTTGGAAAGGCTTGAATTGAATTTGAAGTCTGCGGGAATCACGCCCAAAACTGGGTCTGCTGCTCGTGGACTTGTTATAGATGGTTACGCTTCCGACGACGCCATGCATTATGAAAAATCTTCGATGACAATCACAAAGGCATCGCAGAATCTTGTTTACACGAGGTGCAGACG ATATGGTTTGGCTAATGATGAGTGCGCGAGTTTTATTAGCACTTTGAATTTGCGTGAGAGTGAATATGGGCCAGAGTGTGCGGCTTTAGAACGTTTCACGTGTCACACTAATAAGATGTCATCGAAGTACCGGACTTTTGATGGATCCTGTAATAACCCTGTGCGGTCCTCCTGGGGACAGGCTCTTACTGGCTACAAACGGCTTCTGCACCCAAAATACGCTGACGGCATCGAAGAG CCCCGTCGTGCACTAAGTCACAAAGCATTACCTTCTGCTCGCCTTGTCAGCACCAAACTAACGAGCAACCAGGACCTGCCTAACAACGATAAAACAATCGCTTTGGCTGTCTGGAGTCAATTTGTTTATCACGATTTGGTTCACACTCCAGTTCGCAAGTCGA TCCACACAAACCAAGCCATCCGTTGCTGCGACGAGGGCTTCCCCCTCACACCGCGCTACATCCACCCCAGCTGTATGCCGATCTCCGTGCCCCATGACGACGCTTTCTACAAGAAAAAGTACGTCACCTGTATGGAATACACACGTTCCATCACGACTTACCGAGGGGACTGCACTTTTGGAGCTTCGGAACAG ATGAACCAAGCCACTCACTTCCTCGATGGATCAAACATCTATGGCTCAAACAGTAGGGATGCCGCAGCCCTTCGTGAGAAATCTGGTGGACTTCTGAAGACTACCAACATTGATGACGAGGAGCATTTGCCTCTAGCTGCCAACCCTACTGAGAAGTGTCTTGTCGGCAGCTCGACTGAAACGTGTTTCAATGCTG GTGATGCTCGAGCCAACACACACCCCTGGATGGCGAGCATGTATGCTGTTTGGGTGAGGGAACACAACCGCGTTGCTCGTGGTTTGGCAAATCTGAACCCTGGATGGAACTCCGACCGTCTTTACCATGAAGCCCGAAGGATTGTAGTGGCTGAACTCCAGCACATTACCTACAAGAGCTGGCTGCCTACACTAACTG GAAGGGCATTCGAAGAGCTGTATGAGAGCTACGACCTCGGTTACAACTCGGACATTGACCCCACCATCACCAATCCCTTTGCGACCGCCGGCTTCCACTTCGTCAACAGCCTCTTGGACCAGGACATCCAAATGATCGATGACAACAACAATGTGACGTCACAGCGACTCCATCATAACTACTTCAAGCCTGAGATCGTTGCAAAGAACGGCGGCCTGAAGCAAATTTTGAAGGGCATGGTCAACCAGAACAGCCAACAATTGGACTTGAACTACGATGATGAC CTTCGTCATCAATGGTTGGGTGAACTGGACGTTTTGGCGATTGATGTTCAGCGCGGTCGCGACCACGGTCTCCCTGGCTACACACAGTACCGAGCCCTTTGCGGTCTGCCAGCTGTTAGCAGCTTCCAACAAATGACTGATGTTATACCACAAGag ACGGTCAACAAGCTATCAGAGGTGTACGAGCAGCCTGGTGACATCGACTTGGTGGTCGGTCTGATGGCAGAAACACCTGTTCAAAACTCTCTTCTTGGGCCCACTGCTATTTGTTTGATAA AGGAACAGCTATGGCGCACAAAGACTGGAGACAGATACTTCTACAGCCACCAAGAGGAAGCCGGCAAGTTCACCAAGAGGCAGCTCACCGAACTGAAGCGCGCTTCCCTCGCGAGGATAATGTGTGACAACGCACCTTTCACTCAGATCCAGAGGGATGTTTTTGAACCTGTTTCTGAAAG TAATCCGTTGGTTTCATGCGAGGAGATTAAGAGGGTGAATTTGGAAGCCTGGCAAGACCCAGCTCAGCAACCTGACATTCTGACGCGCACAAACAAATGGATCAAGAATAAAGTCGGCAGCAACTCCACCAAGTAG
- the LOC113496803 gene encoding mediator of RNA polymerase II transcription subunit 4 isoform X1, with amino-acid sequence MASHLSTKDRLLALIDDIELISKEMIEVSIAPKPQKLSAADHASLTELLLSKDTELKKTLELADEQAKIQQKMNDLKAEVENKDQDIFHLQRQLKDAEQILATSLYQARQKLASIVKSRKRPVPSEELIKFAHRISASNAVSAPLSWQPGDPRRPYPTDLEMRLGMLGRLCDLPLNGHTPSTLNELHRMTTGGVVPASATNQFTWHPTGELHMSVGGGNSVAIDGRGKDAPNQEDVEVMSTDSSSSSSSDSQ; translated from the exons ATGGCCTCGCATTTGAGTACAAAAGACCGTCTACTAGCATTAATAGACGATATCGAACTCATATcaaa AGAAATGATAGAAGTATCTATAGCACCAAAACCACAGAAGCTATCGGCAGCCGATCATGCAAGCCTTACAGAATTGTTACTTTCTAAAGATACTGAATTGAAGAAAACTTTGGAATTAGCTGACGAACAAGCCAAGatacaacaaaaaatgaatGATCTCAAAGCTGAAGTTGAAAACAAG GACCAAGATATCTTCCATTTACAAAGACAACTGAAAGATGCAGAACAAATCCTGGCTACATCACTATATCAAGCTAGACAGAAACTGGCATCAATTGTCAAATCAAGAAAAAGACCAGTACCATCTGAAGAACTTATAAAGTTTGCTCACAg aatcaGTGCCTCGAATGCTGTAAGTGCACCTCTTTCATGGCAGCCAGGAGACCCACGCAGACCGTACCCAACTGACTTAGAGATGCGATTAGGAATGCTCGGCCGGCTCTGTGACCTGCCACTTAATGGTCATACACCATCTACATTGAATGAACTACACAGAATGACCACAGGTGGAG TAGTGCCTGCTTCAGCTACTAACCAGTTTACCTGGCACCCAACTGGTGAGCTTCACATGTCGGTCGGCGGCGGAAACTCGGTCGCCATTGACGGCCGTGGTAAGGACGCGCCGAACCAAGAAGACGTTGAAGTCATGTCCACAGATTCCAGTTCAAGTTCAAGCAGTGATTCCCaatga
- the LOC113496803 gene encoding mediator of RNA polymerase II transcription subunit 4 isoform X2, with protein MASHLSTKDRLLALIDDIELISKEMIEVSIAPKPQKLSAADHASLTELLLSKDTELKKTLELADEQAKIQQKMNDLKAEVENKDQDIFHLQRQLKDAEQILATSLYQARQKLASIVKSRKRPVPSEELIKFAHRISASNAVSAPLSWQPGDPRRPYPTDLEMRLGMLGRLCDLPLNGHTPSTLNELHRMTTGGVPASATNQFTWHPTGELHMSVGGGNSVAIDGRGKDAPNQEDVEVMSTDSSSSSSSDSQ; from the exons ATGGCCTCGCATTTGAGTACAAAAGACCGTCTACTAGCATTAATAGACGATATCGAACTCATATcaaa AGAAATGATAGAAGTATCTATAGCACCAAAACCACAGAAGCTATCGGCAGCCGATCATGCAAGCCTTACAGAATTGTTACTTTCTAAAGATACTGAATTGAAGAAAACTTTGGAATTAGCTGACGAACAAGCCAAGatacaacaaaaaatgaatGATCTCAAAGCTGAAGTTGAAAACAAG GACCAAGATATCTTCCATTTACAAAGACAACTGAAAGATGCAGAACAAATCCTGGCTACATCACTATATCAAGCTAGACAGAAACTGGCATCAATTGTCAAATCAAGAAAAAGACCAGTACCATCTGAAGAACTTATAAAGTTTGCTCACAg aatcaGTGCCTCGAATGCTGTAAGTGCACCTCTTTCATGGCAGCCAGGAGACCCACGCAGACCGTACCCAACTGACTTAGAGATGCGATTAGGAATGCTCGGCCGGCTCTGTGACCTGCCACTTAATGGTCATACACCATCTACATTGAATGAACTACACAGAATGACCACAGGTGGAG TGCCTGCTTCAGCTACTAACCAGTTTACCTGGCACCCAACTGGTGAGCTTCACATGTCGGTCGGCGGCGGAAACTCGGTCGCCATTGACGGCCGTGGTAAGGACGCGCCGAACCAAGAAGACGTTGAAGTCATGTCCACAGATTCCAGTTCAAGTTCAAGCAGTGATTCCCaatga
- the LOC113496804 gene encoding putative inner dynein arm light chain, axonemal, translated as MAERAPVSTEETLVRYDNPVLVTKKKENVISPRAAGAVQPCVPTEAKRETEEILNAILPPKEWEEDGQIWTQKISSNPATRLDVINLQEMLDTRLQQRQARETGICPVRRQLYTQCFDELIRQVTINCGERGLLLLRVRDEARITMEAYQTLYCSSIAFGMRKALQSEQGKSDLMDQVAKLEAERSALEKQCMELKQKTEQLERRAAELRAAEEKRHQEELLALKKTNAQLKAQLEGIIAPKK; from the exons atggCTGAAAGGGCTCCCGTGTCCACGGAAGAAACCTTAGTTCGTTATGACAATCCTGTTTTGGTGACTAAAAAGAAAGAGAATGTC ATATCTCCTCGTGCTGCTGGGGCCGTGCAACCGTGTGTGCCAACAGAAGCCAAGAGGGAAACAGAAGAGATTTTGAATGCTATTCTACCGCCAAAGGAATGGGAAGAAGATGGCCAAATATGGACTCAAAAG ATATCATCGAATCCAGCCACACGTTTAGATGTAATAAATCTACAAGAAATGCTTGATACGCGCTTACAACAACGGCAAGCGAGAGAAACGGGCATTTGTCCCGTACGCAGACAACTTTACACTCAGTGCTTCGATGAACTTATACGACAG GTGACAATAAACTGCGGCGAAAGAGGCCTCTTATTGCTAAGAGTGCGCGATGAAGCCAGGATCACGATGGAGGCATACCAAACGCTATACTGTAGTTCCATCGCGTTTGGTATGAGAAAAGCTTTACAG TCAGAACAAGGTAAATCAGACTTGATGGATCAAGTGGCCAAGTTGGAAGCAGAACGTTCCGCTCTCGAGAAGCAGTGTATGGAGTTGAAACAAAAGACAGAACAATTGGAGCGACGTGCTGCTGAACTTAGAGCCGCTGAGGAGAAACGTCACCAAGAAGAGTTGCTGGCGTTGAAGAAGACAAACGCTCAATTGAAG GCACAACTGGAAGGCATTATCGCGCCGAAGAAGTAG